In one Juglans regia cultivar Chandler chromosome 11, Walnut 2.0, whole genome shotgun sequence genomic region, the following are encoded:
- the LOC118349895 gene encoding uncharacterized protein LOC118349895, which produces MDRFFTWYRVPEDRRVQFASLKLTGTAQLFWESVEDLLERRHAPPVGSWEEMKCRLQEKYLPQSYRGNLLDQWNALTQGNRPVTEYVTQFDEFRMRCHIVEDEAMTLSRFRQGLKDDLRRELVLRGVTTLDYAYSLVRDYESVMRTPFGRRGDNRPSITPAPTLSPKSLLGPPPSNVSPAWKNKGKGHEIPRTSSRLQCFKCKGFGHISSNCPSQTLVIEEHEGIVDELLEDQVYEPKLEEFGDLGDDEDTFLGCIRTFPVDLSSVPHAPDTPRLSVVRCTLIQPKGADDWRCHAIFHTYIKINDKGCKIIVVSGSCINAVSVATVSRLGLQPVPHPQPYSVSWVDTSSIAVKERCLVPIQFLEYKDRIWCDVIPMDVGHVILGRPWLFDLDVTIHGRSNSYSFVFNGKKIHLNPLPPKPVGSQQTKKIVKRKGLNIINSMEFERALVSASVVFAVVVMEVPLASPIVVPDEAQSFFQEFRDVFPEDLPDHLPSLRDIQHAIDLVPGASLPNLPHYRMNPTEHAELQRQVGELLHKGFIRESLSPCAVPALLTPKKDGSWRMCIDSRAINRITVKYRFPIPRLDDMLDMMVGATIFSKIDLKSGYHQIRIRQGDEWKTAFKTKDGFYEWLVMPFGLTNAPSTFMRVMTQALRPFMGKFLVVYFDDIFVYNRTKEQHLDHLTQVCSTLRETNLYANVKKCSFFTDRVVFLGFIVSSTGVSADPTKIQAIVGWPEPKTIHDVRSFHGLATFYRRFIQGFNTIMAPITECMKMGEFQWTLEAAKAFKLVKKRMTEAPVMRLPDFSKVFEVDCDASGVGIGGVLS; this is translated from the coding sequence ATGGATCGTTTCTTTACCTGGTATAGAGTCCCTGAAGATCGAAGAGTTCAATTTGCTAGCCTGAAACTAACTGGCACTGCCCAACTCTTTTGGGAAAGtgtagaggatctccttgagagGCGTCATGCGCCTCCCGTTGGgagttgggaagaaatgaagTGTCGTCTTCAAGAGAAATACCTGCCCCAATCTTACAGGGGTAATTTGTTGGACCAATGGAATGCCCTTACACAGGGCAATCGGCCAGTGACTGAGTATGTCactcaatttgatgaattccGAATGAGATGTCATATTGTTGAGGATGAGGCCATGACTTTGAGTAGGTTTAGACAAGGCTTAAAAGATGATCTTAGACGCGAGCTTGTCCTTCGGGGTGTCACTACACTTGACTATGCTTACTCTTTAGTCCGAGACTATGAGTCGGTCATGAGGACTCCGTTTGGAAGGCGTGGTGACAACCGCCCTTCCATCACCCCAGCGCCCACCCTTTCCCCTAAGTCTCTCTTAGGACCTCCACCATCTAATGTTTCCCCCGCATGGAAAAATAAGGGTAAAGGTCATGAAATTCCAAGGACTTCCTCCCGCTTGCAGTGTTTCAAATGTAAGGGTTTTGGTCACATTTCTTCCAATTGTCCTAGTCAAACCCTAGTCATTGAGGAACATGAGGGTATAGTTGATGAATTGTTAGAAGATCAAGTCTATGAGCCTAAGCTTGAGGAGTTTGGTGATTTAGGTGATGATGAGGATACCTTCTTAGGTTGTATCCGAACCTTTCCTGTGGATTTAAGTTCTGTACCTCATGCTCCCGACACACCCAGATTAAGTGTTGTACGTTGCACCCTTATCCAACCAAAAGGTGCTGATGATTGGCGCTGTCATGCCATCTTtcatacttatatcaaaatcaatgataaggGTTGTAAAATTATTGTGGTTAGTGGGAGTTGCATTAATGCGGTTTCTGTGGCTACTGTGTCCCGTCTTGGATTACAACCAGTGCCTCACCCTCAGCCGTATAGTGTTTCTTGGGTTGATACCTCTTCCATAGCTGTGAAAGAGCGTTGTCTGGTTCCTATCCAGTTCTTAGAATATAAGGATCGTATATGGTGTGACGTCATTCCTATGGATGTTGGTCATGTCATTCTTGGCAGGCCTTGGTTATTCGACTTAGATGTGACTATCCATGGTCGATCCAATTCatattcctttgtgtttaatggaaagaagattcACCTTAACCCTTTACCTCCAAAACCTGTTGGTtcacaacaaacaaagaaaattgtgaaaCGAAAAGGgttaaatatcattaactctATGGAGTTTGAGCGTGCACTCGTGAGTGCTTCTGTTGTGTTTGCTGTAGTTGTTATGGAGGTTCCTTTGGCATCTCCAATAGTGGTCCCTGATGAGGCCCAATCATTTTTTCAGGAGTTTCGGGATGTCTTCCCTGAAGACCTCCCTGACCACTTACCTTCTCTACGAGATATTCAACATGCCATAGATCTCGTCCCAGGAGCGTCCCTTCCCAACTTGCCTCATTATAGGATGAATCCCACTGAGCATGCTGAGCTCCAAAGACAAGTGGGTGAACTTCTTCACAAAGGCTTTATCCGTGAGAGTTTAAGTCCTTGTGCAGTTCCTGCCCTTTTGACTCCTAAGAAAGATGGttcttggaggatgtgcattgatagtCGTGCCATTAATAGGATCACAGTGAAATATCGATTTCCCATCCCTAGGcttgatgatatgttggatatgATGGTTGGTGCCACAATATTTTCGAAAATTGATTTAAAGAGTGGGTATCACCAAATTAGGATTCGCCAGGGTGATGAGTGGAAGACTGCCTTCAAGACGAAGGACGGCTTTTatgagtggttggtcatgccttttggactaacCAATGCCCCAAGTACTTTTATGAGAGTGATGACACAAGCTCTTCGGCCTTTCATGGGTAAGTTCCTCGTCGTCTACTTTGATGACATTTTCGTTTACAATAGGACTAAGGAACAACATCTAGATCATCTCACACAGGTTTGTTCCACTCTTCGTGAAACAAATCTGTATGCTAATGTGAAGAAATGCTCTTTCTTCACCGATCGGGTTGTCTTCCTAGGATTCATTGTGTCTTCTACTGGAGTATCTGCTGACCCCACAAAGATTCAGGCCATTGTTGGTTGGCCTGAGCCCAAGACTATACATGATGTCAGGAGTTTTCATGGTCTGGCTACATTTTATCGTCGTTTTATTCAGGGGTTTAACACAATCATGGCTCCTATCACGGAGTGCATGAAGATGGGAGAATTTCAGTGGACATTGGAAGCGGCTAAGGCTTTTAAGTTAGTCAAGAAGCGAATGACGGAAGCTCCTGTCATGCGACTTCCTGATTTCTCCAAAGTTTTTGAGGTCGATTGTGATGCTTCAGGGGTAGGAATAGGTGGAGTTCTTAGCTAG